The following is a genomic window from Pararhizobium capsulatum DSM 1112.
ACACTGTCTGAAGGCGTCGAGGCGATGCTAGCTGAAGAGCGTGAAAAGACGGGCAAGCCGATCGAGGAGGTCGCGGCGGACTTCGTCAAGAAACATCGTGGCAGTTCGATTATTCAACGCGCGGCAAGCGTCGAGGAAATCGCCAACCTCGTAACCTATTTGGCCTCGCCTTTAGCATCCGCGACGACAGGGGCTTCCATGCGCGTGGACGGAGGTCTGATCGACACGCTCTGACGGTGAACCCTCCCCTGCCAGTCGGCAATAAGACGTCTCTGCGTGCACGATAAATGTGAAAATCGATGCGCGGGTTCGAATACCCGCTCTTTTTCTATGCCTAAAGAGGCCTAGGACCAATCGACATTCTCTGCATCCAGATCATTGCGGCGGTGAGATAGGCGAAGCCTGAGAAATGAATGGTTCTTCGGTCGTAGGGCGTTGCGCCGGAAGTGCTTCATTCGGTTGAAGCACCACTCGATACCGTTGCGATGTTTGTTAGTCGAGCACATCGTGCGGAATGATGATCTTGCGGGCGCGGTTTGCCGGATCACCGCCTTGGCCGCCATAGCAGCGATGACGGAACGAAAGGCGTTGCTGTCATAGGCTTTGTCGGCAAAAACGGCATCGCCGCTCTGGCCTCACGCCGCTGGCATTTCCCACGATTGTCACGCCATACGGTATCGCCGCCGTCATCGTTTTCGCGACGTTAGCCGGGGGGCAGCCATGCAGAAAGCCTCACCGTGGCCGCCATAGTGTCAGTGATCCTGGCGCTGGACTGGGTAGCTATGATGTTCGCGGAGACTATTCTGCGGTGGGTCGGAACGTCTCTTCAAGTACCGGCTGTGGTCCTCGGGGTTACGCAGGCTGCACTCGGTTTGCGGGTCATACCGCATAGTTTAAGTATGATAATCCTCTAATACCCGCCTCGGGCCGACAGAAGAAGAAGCGAAATCACGCCTGCAGATGAAGAACACGAGAGAGAAATGACATTGGGCTCTCTACGGCTCGAAAAGATATTGCATCTGCTCTCCGAGCTATCGATAACCTGCGTCATCATCGGAAAGACAGATATCCCGCGCGATCGATACCAAGCCGTCCTCGAATACGGTGAGACTGGCCGGTGGACTCGGACCCTAAACTGACTTTGACCTTTGCAGCCGATAACAGGTTCGAAAAACAACGACGCGTCGGCCAACCTACAGCCACCCTCCGGTGAACCCCGCGCGTCGCAACCCTGCCACGATCGGTCCGCATCGCCGGACAATATTCCAGATCAGTCCGGTCCTGTAGTTTTCGATCATCAAGACAACCGGCCCCTGGTCAATGCCGAAGTGATAAGGACTTATCCAACATCCGGTCGAATTGTCCTCCACCGCATTCGTCAAGTTGAACGACGGCTTGAAACCGTAAAGCCGGGTCATGCCCAGGTCCATTCGGGCAAAATTGCGAACTGTCGGCACCACTATCTCCGGTGCAAACGGCAACGACGCCACGACGACCCATGGCGCAACGGTCCCGTCATCGGGTCCGAAGGGAGCACCACGCGCGACGTAGTCAAAGAACTCCCGCTCGATACCGTCTATCGTCCGCTTGCCCCAGCCGGGGCCATCGCACGCCGTGAAGCCCCAACAATGCTCCCCATACCCGGCAAATCCCATCGGATTGCGAATTGCGTATTCCTGCTGCACGTACGTTGCATGGCGAGTATTTTCGAAATAATCGCTGTCGTGCCGGCGCATGAAGTCGTCGCGAATGCCACGAAAATCAATCCACATGTGCGAGAACTGGTGGGTAAAGAGAGGCCCTGAATAGAGCAACTCACGGCCGTAGATGTTTCGCCATTCGTAGGTTTCGGTGTAGGCGGCAAAGCTTTCACGGGGCAATGGATAGGTGGGAGATCCCAGCCCCAGAATGTAAAGCAGCAAGCCCTCGTCGTAGCCGCGCCAACGGTAGGGGATGAACCCGCTTTCCGGCCGCCAGCCATGTGTCAATGTGGGACCGATATTGCATGCCCACCTCCAATCGGCGCGTTCATAGAGCGCCGTTGCAAGGCGACGGATTTCTGCCTCATCGGCTGAAGCTTCATCGAAATAGGTCGCACAGGTGAGAGCGCCAGCGAACAGAAACGCCGAATCGATGGTAGACAACTCGCACTGCCAGACGCGGCGTCCGGTTTCGATATCCAGAAAATGATAAAAGAAACCTTTGTAGCCGGATGAATCCGGTTCAGGCCCCTGCGGACAGGCCATTAAAAACCTAAGTCTGTCTCGCGTGATTTTTGCCGCGAATTCGCGGATAATGATCCCACGTTCTACAACGACAGGGATCGTAGCCAAGGCCATGCCGATCGCTGCGATGCTTGCCGGGGCTTTTGGCTCCGTTTTATCGCGGACCAACCCATTGTCGGGGTTCGTGCAGTGCAGATAATATAACAGGGTCGTGAATTGCAGCCGGGCGAGGTCCTGGTCCGTTGGCAAACGGTCGAGATCGGCGTCCGTGGAAAACAGTTCCGGCATGATCGCTAACCAACCAATACGTGGATTTCGCGCGTGAGTCCGCCTTCGGCAAGCCGGACCCCCTCGTTCACTAGGGGGTTCATCGCCCAGCGTCTCGGATTGGACGCCTGTCCCCTCCCCTTTGGCATTATCGAGATAGACGCGATGAATAGCCGACGCGTATCTGCATTTGACCTCGGAGGTCCGCCCGCCCACTGGATGGAACCACCGCGGGAACCGGCAGGGTTGCGCCTTCGCTCAGGCGTTGTCTCCCTCCGTCGAGGTTCTGTGGGCTGCGCCTCCATCTTTCGAGTTCCATTTCCACCTTCTGATGGCCGGCATATCGTCGCCGTGCTTCTCGATATATTGCCTGTGTTCGATCAGCCTCTCGTGAATTGCCTGCTTGAAATACGCGGCCCGGGCGCCCAACTGCGGCAGCCGGTCGATAACGTCCTCGACCAGATGGAACCGGTCCATTTCATTCAAGACCACCATATCGAATGGCGTCGTTGTCGTTCCCTCTTCCTTGTAACCACGGACATGCAGATTGCCGTGGTTCGTGCGGCGGTAGGTGAGCCTGTGGATCAGCCACGGATAACCATGGAATGCAAAGATGATCGGCTTGTCCTTCGTGAACAGGACATCAAAGTCCCGATCCGAAAGTCCGTGCGGATGCTCTTCCGATGGCTGAAGCTTCATGAGGTTCACCACGTTGATAACGCGGATTTTCAGCTCCGGGAGATGCTCGCGGATGAGTTCGACTGCAGCCAGGGTTTCAAGAGTTGGAACGTCACCGCAACAGGCCATCACCACATCGGGTTCGACGCCCTTGTCGTTGCTTGCCCACTCCCAAATTCCGAGCCCTTCGCTGCAATGCTTTACGGCCTGATCCATTGTGAGCCATTGCGGAGCTGGTTGTTTGCCGGCGATGACGACATTGACGTAGTTGCGGCTGCGCAGGCAGTGATCGGTCACCGAGAGAAGTGTATTGGCATCCGGCGGCAGATAGACCCGCACAACGTCTGCCTTCTTGTTGACGACGTGGTCAATGAAACCTGGGTCTTGATGGCTGAAACCATTGTGATCCTGGCGCCACACATGGGAGCTCAGAAAATAATTGAGCGAGGCGATCGGACGCCGCCACGGTATGTGATTGCAGACCTTCAGCCACTTGGCATGCTGATTGAACATCGAGTCGATGATGTGAATGAAGGCTTCATAGCAGGAAAAGAAGCCGTGCCGACCCGTCAATAGGTAGCCCTCAAGCCATCCCTGGCATTGGTGTTCGCTGAGCACCTCCATGACCCGGCCATCCGGAGAGAGATGGTCATCCTCCGGGTAAATATCCGCCATGTAGCAACGGTTGGTCACCTCCAGCACATCCTGCCAGCGGTTTGAGTTGTTCTCATCGGGGCTGAACAAGCGAAAGTTCTTGCTGTCCAGATTCATCTTCATGACGTCACGAAGAAACTTGCCCATAACCCGTGCCGATTCCGTTATCGTTTCCCCTGGACGGTCAACGGATACAGCGTAATCGCGGAAATCGGGCATCCTCAGGTCGCGCAACACCAGCCCGCCATTGGTGTGCGGGTTGTCGCTCATTCGACGGTGCCCCACCGGGGCCATCGCCGCCAGCTCCGGTTTGAATCGACCACTTTCGTCGAAAAGTTCATCGGGTCGATAGCTCTTCATCCATTGTTCAAGAACGCCAATGTGCTCCGGCTTGTCCATGTCGCTCATGGGTACCTGGTGCGCCCGCCAGTAATCTTCGCACTTCTTGCCGTCTATTTCCGGCGGGCAGGTCCAACCCTTTGGTGTGCGGAATACGATCATCGGCCATGCAGGACGCTTGAGGTTGCCGTTTATGCGGGCCTCATCCCAGATATTGTGAATTTCCGCGACTGCTGCGTCGAGCGCAGCCGCCAACTGCTGGTGCACGTTTTCCGGGTCGCGGCCTTCAACGAAATAGGGCTTGTAGCCCATACCTTCGAAGAACTTCTGCAGCTCGTCTCGGGGAATGCGGGCAAGGAAGCACGGGTTGGCGATCTTGTATCCGTTCAAATGCAAGATCGGTAACACGCATCCGTCGCGCGCCGGATTGAGGAACTTGTTGCTGTGCCACCCAGTCGCCAACGGCCCGGTCTCTGCCTCGCCATCGCCGACAACGCAGGCCACGATCATATCGGGATTGTCGAATGCTGCCCCGTAAGCGTGGCTGAGCGCGTAGCCCAGTTCGCCTCCCTCATGGAGGCTGCCGGGCGTTTCTGGCGCAACATGGCTGGGGATGCCACCAGGAAAGCTGAATTGCTTGAACAGCCTCTGCATCCCCTCGGCGTCCTGACTGATATTTGGATAGACCTCGCTATAGGTTCCTTCGAGATAAGCGTGTGCAACCAAAGCCGGACCACCGTGTCCAGGCCCGATGACGTAGATCATGTTGAGATCGTCTCGTTTGATCACCCGGTTGAGGTGAACATAGAGAAAGTTTAGCCCGGACGTCGTACCCCAGTGTCCAAGCAGGCGCGGTTTTATGTGTTCCCGGGCCAAGGGCCGCTTCAGCAGCGGATTATCGAGGAGATAAATCTGCCCTACAGAAAGATAGTTGGAGGCCCGCCAATAGGCGTCGACGAGATGAAGCTCATCTGGCGACAGGGGCGGCTTCGCCAAGGTCTGCGCTGCTGCAAGTTCTTTGCCCATTGCCGTCGCAAGCGAAACCATCAAAGTCTCCTGTGAAGTCGGACCGATCGCTGAACGAAACTGCTTTCGCCCCTAGGCTGGCATCGGATGCCGCGCAAACCAGGTAAAGGTTGCGAATTTTCGCGACCTAGATAGGCGCTCCAATGTTGCATAAAAAGGGCGAACGGCAAAGTAAATTCGAACCAAAGAGCACGTTTAAGTTGCGCCCCTTGATACTACGCACCGACACACATGCCAGATTTCGTCAGTATACTCAGCGGTCGTAAACCGCGGTGAAAGAAGGAGTTCGCTGAGATGACGCCTTATCTGAAAGAAATCGGTTCGCACGAGGGTCTGTATGGCAAACGCCGGTCGCTTCATACCGGACGACGATCCCACCTGCCCTGGGAGTTGGAACCTCTACCTCGTCGATTGCAAGAGGCGCCCGAAATGCACGGACGACCGCGGCTTTCATAGTTTGCGGCATGATCCCGCATGTAATTCTTGAGCAGGCAAATTTGGCTTCTCCGATAGGGAGAATGCCGCTAAAAGTGCTCGACAACTCCTCTGACCCCTCGAACACTTTCTGCGACGATCCGTGCGGCTCTCTTGCACTCTTGCGTCTCGACGTTGCCCCAGAGATGAACGATCCCGTCGGCGACCGTCACTTTCACGTCCAGGCCTTCCAGCCCTGTGCTTTCTCCCAGGCGGATCGAAATGCTGCGTTGAATGGCCTCATCGCCCGCTGCGGTTTCATCCTGCTTAGCCATTAGAATTGCCTGCAGCAGATCCGCTCGGCTGATGATTCCGACCAGTTCACCCGCTCTTATGACGGGAATTCGCTTTACACCGCGATCCTGCATAAGCTGTGCGACGCGCCGTAGGGGAGCATTCTCGTCAATGGTCAGGGGATCGCTAGTCATCGCGTCACCCACTCTCCAGGAGCTGCGTTTGACATACGCGCTCGCCCGATCTTCGGCAGACGAAGCTTTGTCGCCCGGCGATGTAAATGCTCCGCTTCCTAGCTCCGTCCTTCGAATAAGGTCGCCTTCGCTGATAATGCCGAGCAGATGTCCCTCATCATCGACGACAGGCATGCCGCTGATGTGATTTTCCAGCATGACCTTGGCTGCCTGCCTGACACTGTTGTCGGGCGATATCCTGATGACATTCGTCGTCATTGCATCTTTGACGCGCATCTCGTTCTCACCTCCTGTGGATCTCGCCACCCGGACCGTGCAATGCCAAGTTAAACCCTTTGCGAGATTTCGACAATCGGTCTCATGATGGCGAGCCACAACACGCGTTTTAGGACGTGGCGAGGTTCATCAATCCGACCGAGACGAAAGCGACGCCAAGTGCTGTCAATTGCGTATCCATAGGTAACCTTCTTGAGAGGACCTGCAGCTTCCAGAAACGTAGTTCTCGACAAGAATCCCAATCCCGAGAGGTCAGGTAGTGTCCGCTTTGCAGAAGCGGCGGCCGGTGGCCCTATGAGCGCATGGCAGGCGCGTAGCTGCTCAATCGAGCTGCTAATCCGGGAACACATATTCCATATGGCACGGCCCCGCTAATGCGGGGCCGTGCCTTGTCAAATTTCAGTATGCTCACCTAATTCCAGCGCATCCTCTATGTCCACGCCGAGGTATTTGACCGTGTTTCCGATCGTCGTGTGCCCCAACAAGATTTGGATCGTGCGAAGATTGCCTGTGGCCTTGTAGATCATTGCGGCCTTCGTACGCCGAAGCGAGTGGCGATGATCGACGAGGATGACATTGTTTTACGCCACAACATGCATGGAACTGGTTTGGGGGAGAGCCCACTCTTCCTTGGTGTGTGTCTTTACATCGAACTGGTCCCGCGTCCGGGTGTAGGTGTGCCCGCCCATGCGGCCGACGGGGTCCATCAGTTGCTGGTCGATATGCAGGTTCGACGGGTTGACCGCATCGCTGCGGACGTAGACGCCCAGGACTTCCCCGAGAATGATTTCACGGGCCGGACCGACCTGCAACGTCGTGTGACGGCGGCATTCGAGGGCGGCCGGGGCGGCGAGGATGCGCGGGCTGCGGACCATCTGGCCCGGTGCGGTGGCCAAGCCCGCTTCCTCAAGTTCGTCGACCTCGGGTCCGAACTTGATGGCGCAGATTTCCATCTGGGCGACGAGGTCGTCGTCGCAGATATGCACCGTGAATTCACCTGTTTCGCGGATATTCCGAGCCGTGTCCTTGAAGCGCATGTCGGAATAGTTCTCGACGCCGATGGCGACGATGGCCGGGTCGTGGGTCAGCACGTTGAAGAAGCTGAACGGCCCGGCATTCGGCAGGCCTTCCTTGCTGACGGTGGTCACCAGCGCGATCGGCCGTGGGATGACCGTGCCGATCAGGATCTTGTAGCGCTCCCGCTCCGTCAGCTTAGCGAAATCGAAATGCGTGTGGGGAATGTTTTCGTTCATGTCAGGCCTCGACGGCAATGCGATGGGTTTCAAGCGGGGTATGACGGCTCAGGTTCTCGAAGCCATCCTTGGTGACGACATACATGTCACCGATATTGCAGCCGGCGGATAGCGGCTCAAGCCATTGGGTGTGCATGACGAACACCATGCCCTCCTCCAGCCGGTCGTAGTTGTGAGACGAGATGTTGAAGCTGTTCTGGCCGCCGGCCATGCCGACGGAGTGACCGAGGTTCGGATTGTGCGGGCCTGCGGTGGCCGGGTAAACGTGCATCAGCTTGCGGCCCTGCGCCTCCCAGTCGATATCCTTGACATATTGCTGCGGGATCAGCCGCGCCTTGCCGTCCGGCATCGACGACCAGTTGTAGGGCATGGCACGCGCTTCTGGCGACGTCAGGAAACCGCGCTCGATCATCGGCTCGAAGGCGGCGTTGTTGATGTCGCGCATCAGGGCACCCGGCCTGATCAACTTTTCGGCGCGCTTGACGCCATCTGTGCAGACGGCCAGTACCTCCTCCTGGCGTTTGGTGATCTCGCCGACTGCGACCATGCGGGCGGTCTGGGCGGTATAGCCGCGATAGGTGACATTGGAGATATAGAGGTTGATCAGATCGCCGGGACGCACGACATGGCCGTAGGGCTTGCCGCAATGGGTGCCGAACTCGTTGATGCCGATCTGATAGCCGTCGCCGGTCTCGCCGCCGAGCGTTAACTGGGCATAGGTGAAGGCCGAATAGATTTCATGGTCGGTCACGCCGGGTTTGGCGACGTGATAGGCAGCCTGGGTGCCGATGCTGACGAGTTGGGCTGCCGCGCGGAACAGCTCGACCTCGCGCGGCGAGCGGACTTTCTGCATGCGGTCGAGAACGCCGTTGTCGGCGATGAACTTGGCTTTGGGAAGAAGCTCATCAAGCGCCGACCAGAAGGTCAGCGATGTGCGGTCGCCGATCCGGCCGATCTGGGCCTTGGCGAGACCGAGATTGCTCAGGAGTTCCGCGCATTTCTCGGCTGTCTTGACGATGGAATCGCCGGGGCGGTCAGCGTACTCGCGGCCGATGGGACCGATCTGCCAGATTTCTTCGACCAGAACTGGTTCGCCACCCGGCGGCAACAGCACGGATTGCGTGAAGAAGGACAGGAGCACCATGGCTTTGTCCTCGTCGGTCGGAATGATCAGGACGCCTTCACGCATCCAGTCGCAGATGTAGCGAAGATAAGCGTTGGACGTGTGGAACCAGCCGACGCCGCCGGTGTGCACGATGATCGCATCGTGACCCGCTTCGACGGCTTGGCGCCGGATGCGGCGCAGGCGATCCTCGAATTCCTCGACCGGCAGCGGCAGCGGCGCAGAGAACTCGAAATCCGGCTCGAAATCGGCCATCAACTGTCCCATGCGGTAAGCACCTGACTTCGATGCGCGAATGTTCATTGGTCTATTCCTTCAAAGTACACAAAATTTGGTTTGTTCGGATGGTCACGCCTGCTTCGGCGGCGCCAGCACGCGCCGGGCGACGAGCATGACGATGAGCGTCAGTCCGATCAGAATTCCGGAGATCGCGGCGACGCGGACATCGAGCGATTCTTCGATCAGGGCGAACATCCGGAGCGGAAGAACCGTCGTCTGCGCATCCGCAAGGAAGAGCGAGACCGAGACGTTGTCCAGCGACTGGATGAACACGAGGAACGCCCCGGCCAGGATGCCCGGCATCAGCAGTGGCAGTATCACCCGCCTGAGCGTCGTGAACCATGTTGCGCCCATCACCGTGGATGCCTCGGCCAGCGAGGGATTGAGGCCTTGGGCCACGACAGACGCGGCGCGGTACATCAGTGGTCCGAACACGACGATATGCCCGGTCACCGTCAGCCAGAGCGAAGGCTGAAAGCCGACGAAATTCGCAACGATCAGCGCGGCGAGGCCATAGACAAGGCTGGGCAGAACCAGCGGGGCGAGAAGCAGAGGCTCGATGGCCCCGACCGTGCCACGCCGCATCCGGCTCATGCCGATGGTGGCCGGCACAGCGAACAGCAACGAGCCCAGAACCGCAAGCCCGGCGATCTTCAGCGAATTCCAGGCCGCGACGTGCTCCGTCGCCGAACGGACCGGATCGAGTAGTGCCTCGTACCAGCGCAACGAAAAGCCTTCCGGTGGATATTTCAGCGACTGGCCTGATGTGAAGGACATCGTCAGGGCGATGAAGATCGGCGCGACGAGATAGATGACGCACAGGCCACCAAAGCCGAAGACGAATGCCTTGTAGAGAAACGCGGGAATGGGATTTTCCCCAATTTGACTTTTATCGGTATCACGCATGGCCGACCAGCCTCCTGTGACGGGAAATCATTGTCATGGCGACCAGCAGGCAGCCGGTTGAGAGCAGAAGCACGACGGCAATCGCCGATGCCATGGGCCAGTCGAACAGCGTGCCGACCTCCCGGTAGATCAGTTGCGGCACGTAGACATTGCGTGCGCCGCCGATAACCGCTTGTGTCACGAAGGAACTGCTGGTGCTGGCGAAAACGAGGATCCAGCCGGCGAGCAAGCCGGGCAGCATCAGGGGCAGAAGCACCGTGACGAAGATGCGCCACGGACCGGCACCGGACACCTGAGCAGCTTCACTAAATTGCACGGGCGTTCGCGACAGGATGGCGATCAGCGGCAGGATGATCAGCGGAAGGTCGATCTGACACATGGCCATGACGAGGCCCAGCTCGGTAAACATCAGGCTGGTGGGGCTTCCCGTCACACCTAATGCCATCAGGGTTTCGCTGATCGGCCCCTGACGCCCGAGAATGACGATCCAGGCGAAGGTGCGCACCACGTTGCTGGTGAGCATCGGAATGAGCGTCAGGAAGATGATGACCTGACGGGTGGTCTTGCCGCTGTGCCAGTAAAGAAGGGCAATCGGTACGCCCAGCAGGGTCGTGCCGACAACCGTTTCCAGCCCCAGCCTTGCCGTGTTGACGAGGACGCGGAAATTGAACGCGTCCCCGAAGAACCTGATGTAATTGGCCAGTGTCGCCCCTTCGGAGCCGATGAAGCTGAACCCGACGAGGACGGCGAGCGGCGTTGCAAAGAACGCCACCGACAACAACAGCATCGGGATAACGTATGGAAAACCGCTCGCCTTCATGGGTTCGACCTCAGCCTGCGACGAGCGCGTCGAACTGGCGGATCCAGTCCGGCCGGTTCTTGTTGATCTCGGCCCAGTCCGGATAAACCATCTTTGCGAGCTGATCGCGTGTTACATAGGCTTCGATCTCGGGCGTGAGAGCGACGTCCTTGTTGGTCGGGAACATCTCTGTCGGCGGCATCTTCAGCGCGTCCTGCGCGGCCTTCGAGATCGCTGCATCCATATAGGCATAGGCCGCGTCGAGGTTCTTGGCGCCCTTGGTCAGGTGGATATTGACCGGAGCAGCCGGCGAACCGGTTTCCGGCTGGACGAACTCGGCGTTCATGCCAAGCGACTTCAGGCGGGCGACATTGCCGGTCGAGCACATGAACACGGCGATTTCACCCTGCTGGAACAACGTCATCTGGTGGTTGGTGCTGTCGACGACGCCCTTCAGATGCTCGGGATGGTCCTTGAACAGCTTGAAGACGGCAGCCATGTCGCTCGGGCCGGAGCCAAAGATCTTCGCCATCTCGGTATAGGCCATGACGGCCGTGTTCGAGGCAAAGCCGGTCCAGGAAACCTTGCCGCTATAGGCCGGGTTTTCGAACAGGTCGCGGTAGCCCTTCGGCTTCGGCACCATGTCGGGATTGTAGGCGATGCCGTTGACTTCGATCGTCACGGTCGGACCGTATTCGCCCTGGAAGGCCGGGTCGAGCATGCCCCAGTTCTTCAGCCTGGACGGGTCGATCTTCTGGATCAGGTCGTTCTCAAGTGCGATCGCCATCTGGCCCGGCGACATCAGCAGCGTGTCGTAAGGCGGGTTGCCGGGGCTGGCCATGACCTTGGCGAGCTGGTCCTGCGCCATGGAGGGAGCAATCGTCAGGTCGTAACCGGCCTCCTTGACGAGTGGCGTCAGCACCGTGCGGTAGCCGTCTTCCCAGTTGCCCGGAAACGTGGCGGCAATGGCGGTTTCGCCGGCGGCAGCCCTGACGGAGAAAGGAAAGGCTGCGGAGGCAGCGACACCGGCGGCAAGCAGGCCGAAATGGCGGCGGGTCATTGTGAAGTCGGTCATGATGTTCACCTCTGTTGTTACGTTTCTTTATTGGGAATTTTCCGGCTCACCCGGAAAGGCGTGACACCTCATGGTGTCGATCTCTGCAAAAAGCTGCGCTCCCGGCTCGGGAATCGCCGTGGACGGCCCCCGCACTTCGGACGAGCGCAGGCCCGTACCATCTTCGAGAACCAGATCGTGGACGAGCGACGGGCCAAGCGGTACGGAGACCGTGACATCAACCGGAAGCGCGTTTTCCATCGGCTGCGTCGACAGGCGAACCTCTTCCGGCCGGAAGGTGATCGTCACCCTCGAGCCGACCGTGAAGCTCAGGCGGCGCGGCAGCCGCAGGCTCTTTTCGTTCGCAAGGCCGATCAGCGTGCTGACGGCATCGAAACCGACAACCGTTCCCTGCAGCAGATTGGCCTGACCGATGAACGTGTTGACGAAGAGCGTCTTCGGCCGGTCGTAAACCGCCATCGGCGTATCGGTCTGCTCGATATTGCCCTTGTTCATCAGCACTAAGCGCCCCGCGAGGCTTTGCGCCTCCTCCTGGTCGTGGGTCACGATCAGCGTGGTGATGCCGAGTGTCTTCTGAAGATGCAAAAGCTCGACCTGCAGATCGAAGCGAAGGGCGCGATCAAGCGCGCCGAAAGGCTCGTCGAGAAGAAGCAAAGACGGGCGCCCGGCAATGGCACGCGCGACGGCGACACGCTGCTGCTGGCCGCCGGATAGCTCGCGCGGCAGCCGGTTTCCGTATCCTTGCAGCCTGACGAGAGACAGCATTTCGTCGACCCGCGCCCTGCGCTCCGCGCGCGGCACCTTCAGGCAGGCAAGCGGATAGGCGATGTTTTCCGCGAC
Proteins encoded in this region:
- a CDS encoding glucoamylase family protein; this translates as MPELFSTDADLDRLPTDQDLARLQFTTLLYYLHCTNPDNGLVRDKTEPKAPASIAAIGMALATIPVVVERGIIIREFAAKITRDRLRFLMACPQGPEPDSSGYKGFFYHFLDIETGRRVWQCELSTIDSAFLFAGALTCATYFDEASADEAEIRRLATALYERADWRWACNIGPTLTHGWRPESGFIPYRWRGYDEGLLLYILGLGSPTYPLPRESFAAYTETYEWRNIYGRELLYSGPLFTHQFSHMWIDFRGIRDDFMRRHDSDYFENTRHATYVQQEYAIRNPMGFAGYGEHCWGFTACDGPGWGKRTIDGIEREFFDYVARGAPFGPDDGTVAPWVVVASLPFAPEIVVPTVRNFARMDLGMTRLYGFKPSFNLTNAVEDNSTGCWISPYHFGIDQGPVVLMIENYRTGLIWNIVRRCGPIVAGLRRAGFTGGWL
- a CDS encoding phosphoketolase family protein, which gives rise to MVSLATAMGKELAAAQTLAKPPLSPDELHLVDAYWRASNYLSVGQIYLLDNPLLKRPLAREHIKPRLLGHWGTTSGLNFLYVHLNRVIKRDDLNMIYVIGPGHGGPALVAHAYLEGTYSEVYPNISQDAEGMQRLFKQFSFPGGIPSHVAPETPGSLHEGGELGYALSHAYGAAFDNPDMIVACVVGDGEAETGPLATGWHSNKFLNPARDGCVLPILHLNGYKIANPCFLARIPRDELQKFFEGMGYKPYFVEGRDPENVHQQLAAALDAAVAEIHNIWDEARINGNLKRPAWPMIVFRTPKGWTCPPEIDGKKCEDYWRAHQVPMSDMDKPEHIGVLEQWMKSYRPDELFDESGRFKPELAAMAPVGHRRMSDNPHTNGGLVLRDLRMPDFRDYAVSVDRPGETITESARVMGKFLRDVMKMNLDSKNFRLFSPDENNSNRWQDVLEVTNRCYMADIYPEDDHLSPDGRVMEVLSEHQCQGWLEGYLLTGRHGFFSCYEAFIHIIDSMFNQHAKWLKVCNHIPWRRPIASLNYFLSSHVWRQDHNGFSHQDPGFIDHVVNKKADVVRVYLPPDANTLLSVTDHCLRSRNYVNVVIAGKQPAPQWLTMDQAVKHCSEGLGIWEWASNDKGVEPDVVMACCGDVPTLETLAAVELIREHLPELKIRVINVVNLMKLQPSEEHPHGLSDRDFDVLFTKDKPIIFAFHGYPWLIHRLTYRRTNHGNLHVRGYKEEGTTTTPFDMVVLNEMDRFHLVEDVIDRLPQLGARAAYFKQAIHERLIEHRQYIEKHGDDMPAIRRWKWNSKDGGAAHRTSTEGDNA
- a CDS encoding CBS domain-containing protein; translation: MRVKDAMTTNVIRISPDNSVRQAAKVMLENHISGMPVVDDEGHLLGIISEGDLIRRTELGSGAFTSPGDKASSAEDRASAYVKRSSWRVGDAMTSDPLTIDENAPLRRVAQLMQDRGVKRIPVIRAGELVGIISRADLLQAILMAKQDETAAGDEAIQRSISIRLGESTGLEGLDVKVTVADGIVHLWGNVETQECKRAARIVAESVRGVRGVVEHF
- a CDS encoding flavin reductase family protein, which encodes MNENIPHTHFDFAKLTERERYKILIGTVIPRPIALVTTVSKEGLPNAGPFSFFNVLTHDPAIVAIGVENYSDMRFKDTARNIRETGEFTVHICDDDLVAQMEICAIKFGPEVDELEEAGLATAPGQMVRSPRILAAPAALECRRHTTLQVGPAREIILGEVLGVYVRSDAVNPSNLHIDQQLMDPVGRMGGHTYTRTRDQFDVKTHTKEEWALPQTSSMHVVA
- a CDS encoding M24 family metallopeptidase, with amino-acid sequence MNIRASKSGAYRMGQLMADFEPDFEFSAPLPLPVEEFEDRLRRIRRQAVEAGHDAIIVHTGGVGWFHTSNAYLRYICDWMREGVLIIPTDEDKAMVLLSFFTQSVLLPPGGEPVLVEEIWQIGPIGREYADRPGDSIVKTAEKCAELLSNLGLAKAQIGRIGDRTSLTFWSALDELLPKAKFIADNGVLDRMQKVRSPREVELFRAAAQLVSIGTQAAYHVAKPGVTDHEIYSAFTYAQLTLGGETGDGYQIGINEFGTHCGKPYGHVVRPGDLINLYISNVTYRGYTAQTARMVAVGEITKRQEEVLAVCTDGVKRAEKLIRPGALMRDINNAAFEPMIERGFLTSPEARAMPYNWSSMPDGKARLIPQQYVKDIDWEAQGRKLMHVYPATAGPHNPNLGHSVGMAGGQNSFNISSHNYDRLEEGMVFVMHTQWLEPLSAGCNIGDMYVVTKDGFENLSRHTPLETHRIAVEA
- a CDS encoding ABC transporter permease, whose product is MRDTDKSQIGENPIPAFLYKAFVFGFGGLCVIYLVAPIFIALTMSFTSGQSLKYPPEGFSLRWYEALLDPVRSATEHVAAWNSLKIAGLAVLGSLLFAVPATIGMSRMRRGTVGAIEPLLLAPLVLPSLVYGLAALIVANFVGFQPSLWLTVTGHIVVFGPLMYRAASVVAQGLNPSLAEASTVMGATWFTTLRRVILPLLMPGILAGAFLVFIQSLDNVSVSLFLADAQTTVLPLRMFALIEESLDVRVAAISGILIGLTLIVMLVARRVLAPPKQA
- a CDS encoding ABC transporter permease; its protein translation is MKASGFPYVIPMLLLSVAFFATPLAVLVGFSFIGSEGATLANYIRFFGDAFNFRVLVNTARLGLETVVGTTLLGVPIALLYWHSGKTTRQVIIFLTLIPMLTSNVVRTFAWIVILGRQGPISETLMALGVTGSPTSLMFTELGLVMAMCQIDLPLIILPLIAILSRTPVQFSEAAQVSGAGPWRIFVTVLLPLMLPGLLAGWILVFASTSSSFVTQAVIGGARNVYVPQLIYREVGTLFDWPMASAIAVVLLLSTGCLLVAMTMISRHRRLVGHA